In one window of Tellurirhabdus rosea DNA:
- a CDS encoding M1 family metallopeptidase, which yields MKQLMMALAALFASLYTAAQTAPAPAQPETYTRQDTLRGSLRPERTGYDVTFYHLNLSVDPATKSINGSNTIRYKVKAPFTRMQIDLFENLNVESITQGGKPLQFRREGNVIWVSMGGPQSVGKVQEVKINYGGKPREAVKPPWDGGFAWKKDSTGKDWVGVSCEGLGASSWWPCKDHLSDEPDSMRMTFRVPRGLTAVSNGRMLSKREVGTSQTEFVWAVSYPINSYNVTFNLGDYVYFTDTYKSRDHKPLKLNYYVLKYNQARAKPHFEQVKGMLDCYEWHFGHYPFWRDGYALVETSYWGMEHQSAIAYGNNYKNNPFGFDFIIIHESGHEYFGNSISCADHAEMWIHESFTTYMETLYVESTQGYEQSQKYITGQKKFIKNQYPMLGPLGVNYEFKDNDIYYKGAWVLNTLRHVVDNDDLWFRALRQLHQKKLRSVVSSDEVVDLLGKELKMDLKPIFNQYLNYAKLPVLDYRVTEKETELELKYRWDCEGEGFNMPVKVGFGFNPKHVIFPTREWKTMTLKKQNGWFHVATDKYLIGIRKYDL from the coding sequence ATGAAACAATTGATGATGGCCCTGGCGGCCCTCTTTGCTTCCCTGTACACCGCCGCCCAGACGGCCCCGGCTCCGGCGCAACCCGAAACGTACACCCGTCAGGACACCCTGCGCGGCTCGCTCCGCCCCGAACGGACGGGTTACGACGTCACTTTTTACCACCTGAACCTGAGTGTAGACCCGGCGACCAAATCCATCAACGGTTCCAACACGATCCGGTACAAGGTCAAAGCGCCGTTTACCCGGATGCAGATCGATCTGTTCGAGAACCTGAACGTGGAGTCGATCACGCAGGGCGGCAAGCCGCTGCAGTTCCGGCGGGAAGGCAATGTGATCTGGGTCAGCATGGGCGGGCCGCAGTCGGTCGGCAAGGTGCAGGAGGTCAAAATCAATTATGGCGGCAAACCCCGGGAAGCCGTCAAACCGCCCTGGGACGGCGGTTTTGCCTGGAAAAAAGACAGCACCGGCAAAGATTGGGTCGGCGTGTCGTGCGAAGGACTGGGCGCCAGTTCCTGGTGGCCCTGCAAGGACCATTTGTCGGACGAACCGGACTCGATGCGCATGACCTTCCGGGTCCCGCGCGGTCTCACGGCGGTCTCGAACGGGCGGATGCTCAGCAAACGGGAGGTCGGCACCAGCCAGACCGAATTCGTCTGGGCCGTGAGCTACCCGATCAATTCGTACAACGTCACCTTCAACCTCGGGGATTACGTCTATTTTACGGACACCTACAAGAGCCGGGACCACAAGCCGCTGAAGCTCAATTACTACGTCCTGAAATACAACCAGGCCCGGGCAAAGCCGCATTTTGAGCAGGTAAAGGGCATGCTGGACTGCTACGAATGGCATTTCGGCCACTACCCGTTCTGGCGCGACGGCTACGCGCTGGTCGAAACGTCGTACTGGGGCATGGAACACCAGAGCGCCATTGCCTACGGAAACAATTACAAAAACAACCCGTTCGGCTTCGACTTTATCATCATCCACGAAAGCGGCCACGAATATTTCGGCAACAGCATCTCCTGCGCCGACCATGCCGAAATGTGGATTCACGAGTCGTTTACGACGTATATGGAAACGCTGTACGTAGAATCCACGCAGGGCTACGAGCAGTCGCAGAAGTACATTACCGGACAGAAGAAATTCATCAAGAACCAGTACCCGATGCTGGGGCCACTGGGCGTGAATTACGAATTCAAGGACAACGACATCTACTACAAAGGCGCCTGGGTGCTGAATACCCTGCGGCACGTGGTGGACAACGACGACCTCTGGTTCCGCGCCCTGCGGCAGCTGCATCAGAAGAAACTGCGTTCCGTCGTGAGTTCGGACGAAGTGGTGGATCTGCTCGGCAAGGAACTGAAAATGGACCTTAAACCGATCTTCAACCAGTACCTGAACTACGCCAAACTGCCGGTGCTGGATTACCGCGTGACCGAAAAGGAAACCGAACTGGAACTGAAATACCGCTGGGATTGTGAAGGAGAAGGCTTCAACATGCCGGTCAAAGTCGGCTTCGGCTTCAACCCCAAGCACGTGATCTTCCCGACCCGCGAATGGAAAACCATGACGCTCAAAAAGCAGAACGGCTGGTTTCACGTCGCTACGGACAAATATTTGATTGGAATCAGAAAGTATGACTTGTAA
- a CDS encoding LruC domain-containing protein: MRTFKKPAALIAAASLSLVFTACQPKIDEQVTPNVDLDAIASLIPAGFSFATTQQTTFRIQALDNQNKGMAGIRLDVYAMPDNVLLFSGITNASGVLQLNQSVAGHISQVEVRTNFPSLPGKRLLTLSGTTVSTTLGGAPQNSGLRMASASARIAGNNSKIKTKGGWDASGLPNYLEAGVEPVSTSFLKDVQKTLPTGQKVNSAYLAENTPTTIILKQRGDVVVHFLHHNTDWANSLGYYIFDPANPPQTEADIAELQLIFPNISTHGAGAGALVAGHKVNIGNFPAGTGIGFFLIADAFRNGSVTDGQYTHFSHSALNGETDPKLKRHFVLLNSPKASTYILAAEDRRRDDPTCDGDFNDAVFKITTRPAKAAREENMPELAESVDTDQDGVNDEDDAYPTDPEAAANTYFPSFNTQATLAFEDMWPKKGDYDFNDLVLNYNIKQVLNAKNEVVSIQTTYKVKAIGASFKNGFGFELPVPASAIKRVTGATLTQNYITLAHNGTEAGMNKAQIIVFDNAADKMVRQGNGQFYNTRPNEPKSTSTEFTVTVTFHSGISQATLGEAPFNPYLIVNGERGREIHMPDATPTQKANTQLFGTLEDRSNPGSGLYYRDVNNMPWVLSTPVDFDYPIETEPITGAHLKFVEWAKTKGGKNKDWYLDNTGYRNKQKIVPASLRQ, encoded by the coding sequence TTGCGTACATTCAAAAAACCCGCCGCCCTGATTGCGGCAGCTTCCTTAAGTCTCGTCTTTACGGCTTGTCAGCCCAAGATTGATGAGCAGGTAACACCGAACGTCGACCTCGACGCCATCGCCTCCCTGATTCCGGCGGGCTTTTCATTCGCCACGACCCAGCAGACGACCTTCCGGATTCAGGCGCTGGACAACCAGAACAAGGGAATGGCCGGTATCCGTCTGGACGTTTACGCCATGCCGGACAACGTACTGCTCTTCTCGGGCATCACCAACGCCAGCGGCGTTCTTCAGCTGAACCAGTCCGTGGCGGGCCACATCAGCCAGGTTGAAGTGCGCACCAACTTCCCCAGTCTGCCGGGCAAGCGGCTCCTGACCCTTTCGGGCACGACCGTCAGCACGACGCTGGGCGGCGCTCCGCAAAACAGCGGTCTGCGGATGGCCAGCGCTTCGGCCCGGATTGCGGGAAACAATTCCAAGATCAAGACCAAAGGCGGCTGGGATGCCAGCGGCCTGCCCAACTACCTGGAAGCCGGCGTGGAGCCCGTTTCGACCTCGTTTCTGAAAGACGTGCAGAAAACGCTGCCGACGGGTCAGAAAGTCAACTCCGCTTACCTGGCCGAGAACACGCCGACGACGATCATCCTGAAGCAGCGCGGCGACGTCGTCGTGCACTTCCTGCATCACAATACGGACTGGGCCAACTCGCTCGGTTACTACATCTTTGACCCGGCCAACCCGCCCCAGACGGAAGCGGATATTGCCGAACTGCAACTGATTTTCCCCAACATCAGCACCCACGGTGCGGGAGCCGGGGCGCTGGTCGCAGGTCATAAAGTGAACATCGGTAACTTCCCGGCCGGAACCGGCATCGGTTTCTTCCTCATTGCCGACGCCTTCCGCAACGGTTCGGTCACCGACGGCCAGTACACGCACTTCAGCCACAGCGCCCTGAACGGGGAAACCGATCCGAAACTGAAACGCCATTTCGTGCTGCTCAACAGTCCCAAAGCCAGCACCTATATCCTGGCCGCTGAAGACCGCCGCCGCGACGATCCGACCTGCGACGGCGATTTCAACGACGCCGTTTTCAAGATTACGACCCGTCCGGCGAAAGCTGCCCGGGAAGAAAACATGCCCGAACTGGCCGAGTCGGTAGATACGGACCAGGACGGCGTGAACGACGAGGACGACGCCTACCCGACCGATCCGGAGGCCGCCGCCAACACCTACTTCCCGTCGTTCAACACCCAGGCAACGCTGGCTTTTGAAGACATGTGGCCGAAAAAAGGCGACTACGACTTCAACGATCTGGTTCTGAACTACAACATCAAGCAGGTTCTGAACGCCAAAAACGAGGTTGTTTCCATCCAGACGACTTATAAGGTAAAAGCCATCGGCGCATCGTTCAAGAACGGCTTCGGCTTCGAACTGCCCGTGCCGGCTTCGGCCATTAAGCGGGTAACGGGTGCCACCCTGACGCAGAACTATATCACGCTGGCCCATAACGGCACGGAAGCAGGCATGAACAAGGCGCAGATTATCGTCTTCGACAACGCCGCCGACAAGATGGTTCGCCAGGGCAACGGGCAGTTCTACAACACCCGCCCCAACGAGCCGAAATCAACCAGCACGGAGTTTACCGTAACGGTGACGTTCCACTCGGGCATTTCGCAGGCAACGCTCGGCGAGGCACCGTTCAACCCGTACCTGATTGTCAACGGCGAGCGCGGTCGTGAAATCCACATGCCGGATGCCACTCCGACGCAGAAAGCCAACACCCAGCTTTTTGGCACCCTCGAAGACCGTTCGAACCCGGGCAGCGGCCTCTATTACCGCGACGTGAACAACATGCCCTGGGTGCTGAGCACGCCGGTTGATTTCGATTATCCCATCGAAACGGAACCCATCACCGGAGCGCACCTGAAGTTTGTGGAGTGGGCCAAGACGAAGGGCGGAAAAAACAAGGACTGGTATCTGGACAACACGGGTTACCGCAACAAGCAGAAGATCGTCCCGGCCTCGCTGCGGCAGTAA
- a CDS encoding 5'-nucleotidase C-terminal domain-containing protein, translated as MKFTNIILLAALLAGCRTEYSLTGQQAQRLPIDQSVAVDSSLVRFLQPYKQQLDRTMTEVLVRATTRIEKGQPNGPLNDLLTDAMIAQVRQKTGQTVDVSHLNYTGIRNSLPLGDITVGSIYEVMPFDNALTLVTMNGEGLMRFLNHFVTHDGTLVVGGIRATVRDKKVESLTFTNGRTFSPTDTYLVAMSDYIANGGSDVTFMNEIQRKREEPNYLLRDAFIDYFRQLGKSGQPLKTTSDGRITFQ; from the coding sequence ATGAAATTCACCAACATTATTCTCCTCGCCGCCCTGCTAGCGGGATGCCGGACGGAATACAGTCTGACGGGCCAGCAGGCCCAGCGGTTGCCGATTGACCAGAGTGTGGCGGTCGACAGCAGCCTTGTGCGCTTCCTGCAGCCTTACAAACAGCAGCTCGACCGCACGATGACCGAAGTGCTCGTCCGCGCGACCACCCGGATTGAAAAGGGACAGCCCAACGGCCCGCTCAACGACCTGCTCACCGACGCCATGATTGCGCAGGTGCGGCAGAAAACCGGACAGACCGTGGACGTGAGCCACCTCAACTACACCGGCATCCGCAACAGCCTGCCGCTGGGAGACATCACCGTCGGCAGCATTTACGAAGTGATGCCCTTCGACAACGCCCTGACGCTGGTGACGATGAACGGCGAGGGCCTGATGCGCTTCCTCAACCACTTTGTCACGCACGACGGGACGCTGGTCGTCGGCGGCATCCGGGCGACCGTCCGCGACAAAAAAGTGGAAAGCCTGACGTTTACGAACGGCCGTACGTTCAGCCCGACGGACACGTACCTGGTCGCGATGAGCGATTACATTGCCAACGGCGGCAGCGACGTGACGTTCATGAACGAGATTCAGCGGAAACGCGAAGAGCCGAATTACCTCCTGCGCGACGCTTTTATTGATTATTTCCGGCAGCTGGGCAAATCCGGTCAGCCGCTTAAAACAACCTCCGATGGACGCATTACTTTCCAATAG
- a CDS encoding bifunctional metallophosphatase/5'-nucleotidase, producing the protein MDALLSNRRQFLKLLGGVAVVGSISPEALAGPKSSSLTILHTNDVHSRLDPFPQDGSRNAGRGGVARRAALIQRIRQEQKNVLLFDAGDVFQGTPYFNVYKGEPEILAMNRMGYDAGAIGNHDFDGGIDNMRDQFAKAKFPFLVANYDFKNTVMDGKTEAYKIFTKDGVRVGVFGLGIRPEGLIPASLYKETKYLDPVEIANDTAARLRGEKKCDYVICLSHLGFEYRDQTVSDKKLAAATRNIDLIIGGHTHTFLDAPVSVNNPDGKPVLINQVGWAGLNLGRIDLTFQSGKPTRSAGQAVEVK; encoded by the coding sequence ATGGACGCATTACTTTCCAATAGACGCCAGTTTCTGAAGCTGCTGGGCGGCGTGGCCGTAGTCGGAAGCATTAGCCCAGAAGCGCTGGCCGGCCCCAAATCCAGCAGCCTGACCATCCTGCACACCAACGACGTGCACAGCCGCCTAGACCCCTTTCCGCAGGACGGCAGCCGCAACGCCGGGCGCGGAGGCGTGGCGCGGCGGGCGGCCCTGATCCAGCGCATCCGGCAGGAGCAGAAGAATGTGCTGCTGTTCGACGCGGGCGACGTTTTTCAGGGAACGCCCTACTTTAACGTCTACAAAGGCGAACCCGAAATTCTGGCCATGAACCGCATGGGCTACGATGCCGGGGCCATCGGCAACCACGACTTCGACGGAGGCATCGACAACATGCGCGACCAGTTTGCCAAGGCGAAGTTCCCGTTTCTGGTGGCTAATTACGATTTCAAAAATACCGTGATGGACGGCAAAACGGAGGCGTACAAAATCTTCACGAAAGACGGGGTGCGCGTCGGCGTGTTCGGGCTGGGCATCAGGCCGGAAGGACTGATTCCTGCGAGTCTTTATAAAGAAACGAAATACCTGGACCCGGTCGAAATCGCCAACGATACGGCGGCCCGCCTGCGCGGGGAGAAGAAATGCGATTACGTGATCTGCCTCTCGCACCTGGGCTTCGAGTACCGCGACCAGACGGTTTCTGACAAAAAGCTGGCGGCGGCCACCCGTAACATTGACCTGATTATCGGCGGCCACACGCATACTTTTCTGGATGCTCCCGTGAGCGTCAACAATCCGGACGGCAAGCCGGTCCTGATCAACCAGGTAGGCTGGGCGGGGCTCAACCTCGGCCGGATCGACCTCACGTTCCAAAGCGGCAAGCCCACCCGTTCGGCGGGTCAGGCGGTCGAAGTGAAGTAA
- a CDS encoding glycosyltransferase family 2 protein, protein MYPRNEHPTKKVSRQEKFVSIVLPAYNEAENLPMLVQRLSQILKPYPRHEILVVDDGSSDGTRPVLEQLRRQYPALHFLSFSRNFGHQAALRAGYEHAKGDCVISLDADGQHPPELIPALIRQWQNGYDVVATKRREDPNLPLFKRITSRFFYKLIRSVSELELEEGSSDFRLLDRKVIDALKQHKEADLFLRGLVSWIGFRQCRLVYEPAARHAGKSKYSLLKMLKLALGGITSFSIRPLFISVFLGFGMSLFAGLFGLEVLYEKYFTNATVSGWTSIILLMVMIGGFQFIMIGIIGVYLGKTFQQVKQRPSYLVDKSSYVDELIYEEWTPVLTESYLQ, encoded by the coding sequence ATGTACCCACGTAACGAGCACCCCACGAAGAAGGTGTCCCGGCAGGAGAAGTTTGTCAGTATTGTTCTGCCCGCCTACAACGAGGCAGAAAACCTTCCCATGCTGGTCCAGCGCCTGAGCCAAATCCTTAAACCGTACCCCCGTCACGAAATTCTGGTGGTTGACGACGGCAGTTCGGACGGCACCCGCCCGGTGCTTGAGCAGTTGCGGCGGCAATACCCGGCTCTTCATTTCCTGAGCTTCTCGCGCAATTTTGGGCACCAGGCGGCGCTGCGGGCGGGTTATGAACATGCCAAAGGCGACTGCGTGATCAGCCTGGATGCGGACGGCCAGCACCCCCCGGAGCTGATTCCGGCCCTGATCCGGCAGTGGCAGAACGGCTACGATGTCGTTGCGACCAAACGCCGGGAAGACCCGAATCTGCCCCTTTTCAAACGAATCACGTCCCGTTTCTTCTACAAACTGATCCGGTCGGTGTCGGAGCTGGAACTCGAAGAGGGCTCGTCGGACTTCCGGCTGCTGGACCGCAAGGTCATCGACGCCCTGAAGCAGCATAAGGAAGCCGATCTGTTTCTGCGGGGCCTTGTTTCCTGGATCGGCTTCCGGCAGTGTCGGCTCGTCTACGAACCGGCCGCCCGCCATGCCGGCAAAAGCAAATACTCGCTGCTGAAAATGCTGAAACTGGCCCTCGGCGGCATCACCTCATTCTCCATCCGGCCCCTGTTCATTTCGGTCTTTCTCGGCTTCGGCATGTCCCTGTTTGCCGGGCTGTTCGGGCTGGAGGTTTTGTACGAGAAATATTTCACCAACGCAACGGTTTCCGGCTGGACGTCCATTATCCTGCTCATGGTCATGATCGGCGGCTTTCAGTTTATCATGATCGGCATCATCGGCGTGTACCTCGGCAAAACCTTTCAGCAGGTCAAGCAGCGCCCGTCGTACCTGGTCGACAAGTCAAGTTATGTGGATGAATTAATTTACGAAGAATGGACCCCCGTACTCACCGAATCTTATTTACAGTAG
- a CDS encoding TonB-dependent receptor, whose amino-acid sequence MNKSTLSFRHFCLMLWTGVSLLLAGAVRAQSTNASFIGQVMDARNEPLPGATVQIRNEGTGFRTGTATGADGRFQLRQLPLGGPYTVTVTMVGFGTQKREGFMLNQGDQITVRFSLAEAANDLQEVSVKANRIIDQVNRFGASTAVTALQIKNLPLENRNFNNLVNLSPLQGNGALGGARSGSTNITIDGGNARSPLWAGATGVTGSMPYAMSQEAIREFEVATNEYSVTQGRQAGGAVNAVTKNGTNVWSGSAFTFAQNDKLQSPNDIRGVKRSANFDRYQWGFSLGGPIIRDKLHFFTAFDRQDERRPAFITDIQNEGDEQRLGIRRDTLAKAIDIARRLYGVSQNPQVGQFDNKTTANTLFARFDWTVNDRHKVTFRNNLTSWDSPINSGDNSDIVLRETYNTQKARSYTGLVSLRSSFSPAFTNELKVQYQYEYTSQETSSELPGVNIPRAIVTVTSPFPTASNPNATTQRTFQFGGQRFTPEWTKYHQFHLMNTSYLTRGKVDFTFGTDTYVTFLKDLFTSELNGRFFFNSLSDLAAQRPSRYVREVYLGQGQPIVQYNVIDWAFFGQMETDLMPNLNLMAGLRWDGTSFLTAPAANPLAEQRLGIKTARKPTDWNNFQPRFQLTWNVGGRNTDIVKIGGGAFTAMAMYYNLANNMLFDGQQIASIDVRGAAVPKPDFVSFRRDPSTAPGVPPGTSYVSTINATGPNFQVPMTWKLNVSYNKILWNDRLRLGLNVLMSNTHNNYAYLERNLVEQPYFRLSNEANRGVFVSADKIAANGSSNWLDSRAAPDLGRVLELNSVGYSQQWAVIADATLKIGQDGYVNVSYTRNDTKDNSTYNCCVANTSTFLPVVDDPRALNFGYSETQFRHKVVANGATPSWKGFTLGATVTGVGGTPFSIHAYNAGFGVNGDFNDRNDLAFLFDPGSPETDPTLAKAIQAWLDNPQVAQPLKDYYLENVGKVAPRNGGVNPFAATIDLRLIKRFRTFRGQSLELTADLFNVANLLNDGNGNGGKVWGRNRNLGAEQRLFAISGFNQTTRRYSYRVNSNTGVNPVGGTPWRLQLGLRYAF is encoded by the coding sequence ATGAACAAATCTACCTTGTCTTTCCGGCACTTCTGCCTGATGCTCTGGACGGGGGTGTCTTTGCTGCTGGCGGGCGCTGTCCGGGCGCAAAGCACCAACGCTTCCTTCATCGGCCAGGTCATGGACGCCCGAAACGAGCCGTTACCCGGAGCCACCGTGCAGATTCGGAACGAAGGCACCGGCTTCCGGACCGGAACGGCAACCGGGGCCGACGGGCGTTTTCAACTCCGGCAGCTGCCGCTGGGCGGCCCTTATACCGTCACGGTGACTATGGTGGGTTTCGGGACGCAGAAACGCGAGGGCTTTATGCTCAACCAGGGCGACCAGATTACGGTAAGATTCAGCCTCGCGGAAGCCGCCAATGATCTTCAGGAAGTATCGGTAAAGGCCAACCGCATCATCGACCAGGTGAATCGCTTCGGGGCCTCGACGGCCGTCACGGCGCTGCAAATCAAGAATCTGCCGCTCGAAAACCGGAATTTCAACAACCTCGTCAACCTCTCGCCGCTGCAGGGCAATGGGGCGCTGGGCGGGGCGCGGTCCGGCTCGACGAACATCACCATCGACGGCGGCAACGCCCGCTCGCCGCTCTGGGCCGGGGCTACCGGCGTAACGGGGTCGATGCCCTACGCCATGTCGCAGGAGGCCATTCGCGAGTTTGAAGTAGCTACCAACGAATACTCCGTCACGCAGGGGCGTCAGGCGGGCGGGGCCGTCAACGCCGTGACCAAGAACGGCACGAACGTCTGGTCGGGCTCGGCCTTTACCTTTGCGCAGAACGACAAACTGCAAAGCCCCAACGACATCCGCGGGGTTAAGCGCAGCGCCAACTTTGACCGCTACCAGTGGGGTTTCAGCCTCGGCGGGCCCATCATCCGGGACAAGCTGCACTTTTTTACGGCCTTCGACCGGCAGGATGAGCGCCGCCCGGCCTTCATCACGGACATTCAGAACGAAGGGGATGAACAGCGGCTCGGTATCCGCCGGGATACGCTGGCCAAAGCCATCGACATCGCCCGCCGCCTCTACGGCGTGAGCCAGAATCCGCAGGTCGGGCAGTTTGACAACAAAACGACCGCCAACACCCTTTTTGCCCGTTTCGACTGGACGGTAAACGACAGACACAAGGTGACGTTTCGCAACAACCTGACAAGCTGGGACAGTCCGATCAACTCGGGCGACAACAGCGACATTGTGCTGCGCGAAACGTACAATACCCAGAAAGCCCGCTCGTACACGGGGCTGGTGTCGCTGCGCTCGTCGTTTTCGCCCGCGTTCACCAACGAACTGAAGGTGCAGTACCAGTACGAGTACACCTCGCAGGAAACCAGCAGCGAACTGCCGGGTGTGAACATTCCGCGGGCCATCGTGACGGTCACCTCGCCTTTCCCGACCGCTTCCAACCCCAATGCCACCACGCAGCGGACGTTTCAGTTCGGCGGGCAGCGCTTCACGCCCGAATGGACCAAATACCACCAGTTTCACCTCATGAACACCTCGTACCTGACGCGGGGCAAAGTGGATTTCACGTTCGGGACGGATACCTACGTCACTTTCCTGAAAGACCTGTTTACCAGTGAGCTGAACGGCCGTTTCTTCTTCAACAGCCTGAGCGATCTGGCGGCGCAGCGGCCCTCGCGGTACGTGCGGGAGGTGTACCTCGGTCAGGGACAGCCGATTGTGCAGTACAACGTCATCGACTGGGCGTTTTTCGGACAGATGGAAACTGACCTGATGCCGAACCTGAACCTGATGGCGGGCCTGCGCTGGGACGGCACGAGCTTTCTGACCGCTCCGGCCGCCAACCCGCTGGCCGAACAGCGGCTGGGCATCAAAACCGCCCGCAAACCGACCGACTGGAACAACTTCCAGCCGCGCTTCCAGTTGACCTGGAACGTGGGCGGCCGGAACACGGATATCGTCAAAATCGGGGGTGGGGCCTTTACCGCCATGGCGATGTACTACAACCTGGCCAACAACATGCTGTTCGACGGTCAGCAGATCGCCTCGATCGACGTGCGTGGGGCTGCCGTACCGAAGCCGGATTTCGTTTCCTTCCGCCGCGACCCGTCAACGGCTCCGGGTGTCCCGCCGGGCACTTCGTACGTCTCGACCATCAACGCCACCGGCCCGAACTTCCAGGTGCCGATGACGTGGAAGCTCAACGTCAGCTACAACAAGATTTTGTGGAACGACCGCCTGCGCCTCGGCCTGAACGTGCTGATGAGCAACACGCACAACAACTACGCGTATCTGGAGCGCAACCTCGTCGAGCAGCCGTATTTCCGCCTGTCGAACGAGGCGAACCGGGGCGTCTTTGTCTCGGCGGACAAAATCGCCGCCAACGGCAGCAGCAACTGGCTGGATTCGCGGGCAGCCCCGGACCTCGGCCGCGTGCTGGAACTGAACTCGGTGGGCTACTCGCAACAGTGGGCCGTTATCGCCGACGCGACGCTGAAAATCGGTCAGGACGGCTACGTCAACGTGAGCTACACCCGCAACGATACGAAGGATAACTCAACCTACAACTGCTGCGTTGCCAACACCTCGACCTTTCTGCCGGTGGTAGACGACCCGCGGGCGCTGAACTTCGGCTATTCGGAAACGCAGTTTCGGCACAAGGTGGTGGCCAACGGCGCGACGCCGTCCTGGAAAGGCTTTACGCTGGGCGCAACGGTGACGGGCGTGGGCGGTACGCCGTTCTCGATCCACGCTTACAACGCGGGCTTCGGCGTCAACGGCGACTTCAACGACCGCAACGACCTGGCGTTCCTCTTCGACCCCGGCAGCCCGGAGACCGACCCGACGCTGGCGAAAGCCATCCAGGCCTGGCTAGATAACCCGCAGGTCGCCCAGCCGCTGAAGGACTATTATCTCGAAAATGTCGGGAAAGTGGCTCCGCGCAACGGCGGCGTCAACCCCTTCGCGGCGACCATCGACCTGCGCCTCATTAAGCGGTTCCGGACCTTCCGGGGCCAGAGCCTCGAACTGACGGCCGACCTGTTCAACGTCGCGAACCTGCTGAACGACGGCAACGGCAACGGCGGTAAGGTCTGGGGCCGCAACCGCAATCTGGGTGCCGAACAGCGGCTGTTCGCCATTTCCGGCTTCAACCAGACCACCCGCCGCTACAGCTACCGGGTGAACAGCAATACGGGCGTCAACCCCGTCGGAGGCACGCCCTGGCGCCTGCAACTCGGCCTGCGCTACGCCTTTTAA
- the purQ gene encoding phosphoribosylformylglycinamidine synthase subunit PurQ, whose translation MKFGVVVFPGSNCDQDAVDALRDQLDQEVVKLWHKDTDLQGCDFIILPGGFSYGDYLRTGAVARFSPIMDEVIRHAQRGGYLMGICNGFQILAEAQLVPGVLLRNMSQKYICKNVHLLPQSESALLTAGLEKRAYKIPIAHGEGRYFADEETLKRLNDNDQVLFRYCNEAGEVTEASNCNGSLENIAGVCNEAKNVFGMMPHPERASDPLLGNTDGQIILSQLVKTVLA comes from the coding sequence ATGAAATTTGGAGTTGTTGTTTTTCCCGGTTCCAACTGCGATCAGGACGCTGTCGATGCCCTGCGGGACCAATTAGATCAGGAAGTTGTCAAGCTCTGGCACAAAGACACGGACCTGCAAGGCTGTGATTTCATCATTCTGCCCGGCGGTTTCTCCTACGGGGATTACCTGCGGACGGGTGCCGTGGCGCGCTTCTCGCCCATCATGGACGAAGTGATCCGGCACGCCCAGCGCGGCGGGTACCTGATGGGTATCTGCAACGGTTTCCAGATTCTGGCCGAAGCCCAGCTGGTGCCGGGGGTGCTGCTGCGGAACATGAGCCAGAAGTACATCTGTAAAAACGTTCACCTGCTGCCCCAGTCGGAAAGCGCCCTGCTGACGGCGGGACTGGAAAAGCGGGCCTATAAAATTCCCATCGCCCACGGCGAAGGCCGGTATTTTGCCGACGAGGAGACGCTGAAGCGTTTGAACGACAACGACCAGGTGCTGTTCCGCTACTGCAACGAAGCCGGAGAAGTAACCGAAGCGTCCAACTGCAACGGCAGCCTGGAAAACATCGCGGGGGTCTGCAACGAAGCCAAAAACGTCTTCGGCATGATGCCCCACCCCGAGCGCGCCTCCGACCCGCTGCTGGGCAACACGGACGGGCAGATCATTCTGAGCCAACTGGTGAAAACGGTGCTGGCCTAA